The sequence CGCCACGGCCACGGTTAACCAATGCGGCGGTAGATCCGCTCGGCCTCGTCGACGACCTCGTAATCGGTGGCGTGCACCGTGTGGTCGAGGACCTCGCGCCGCCCCAGCGCCAGCATGCCGAAGCGGCGCAGGCTCCCGTAGATCAGCCGATGCACCCGGGCCTGGAGCGTGGGGTTGAAGTAGATCATCACGTTGCGGCAGAGCACGAGGTGGAACTCGTTGAAGGAGCCGTCGGTGACGAGGTTGTGCTGGGCGAAGACCACGTTCCGCCGCAGGGACGACTTGATCTGCGCATGGTCGGCGGTGGCGCTGTACCAGTCGGAGAGCGACCGCTTCCCCCCCGCCGCGATGTAGTTGGCGGTGTATTCCTTCATCTGGTTGAGGGAGAAGACGCCGCTGCGCGCCTTCTCCAGGACGGCGGCGTTCATGTCGGTGGCGTAGATCCGGCAGCGATCGTAGAGCCCCTCCTCCTCGAGGAGCATCGCCATCGAGTAGACCTCCTCACCGGTCGAGCACCCCGCGTGCCAGATCCGCACGAAGGGATGGGAGCGGAGCATCGGCACCACCCGCTCCCGGATCGCGCGGAAGAAGCTCGGGTCCCGGAAGAGCGAGGTCACGTGCACCGAGAGGTGCCCGAGGAGCCGATCCAGCGCAGCCGGATCGTGGAGCACCAGCGCCTGCAGCTGCGAGACGTTGCGGATCTTCTCGGACTGGAGCGCGTTGCGCAGCCGCCGCTTCAGCGACGCGCGCGCATAGTCGCGGAAGTCGATCCCGTGGTGCCGCCACAACCCTTCGAGGAGAAGGGAGACCTCGATCTCCTCCAGCGTCTCGGGCGCCGCCGCTTGGCCGCGCTCCCTGGCACCGGAGGCCGTTTCGTACAGCTCTCGCTCAGCCACCGCCGCCCTCCTGCACGGCCGCGCCCCCGGAGGAAGGCGCGGCCCGTCGCCTTCCATCAGGCCTCGGGACGCACCTGCGACCCGGTCGCCGGCTTCTTCTCGCCGGCACCGTAGAGCCACACCCGCAGTAGCGAGAGGAGCTGGTCGGTATCCACCGGCTTGGTGATGTAGTCGGAGGCGCCCGCCTCGATGCACTTCTCCCGATCACCCTTCATCGCCTTCGCGGTGAGCGCGATGATCGGCAGGTGGCGGAAGGTGCCCTCCTGGCGGATGGCCCGCATCGTCTCGTAGCCGTCCATCTCCGGCATCATCACGTCCATCAGGACCACGTCGATCTCGGGGTTGGCCTTCAGGGTTTCGAGACCCTTCCTGCCGTTCTCGGCGAAGAGGACCTTCATCGCCTGGCGCTCGAGGACGCTGGTGAGCGCGAAGATGTTCCGCACGTCGTCGTCCACGACGAGCACCGTGCGGCTGGAGAGGATCGGGTCCTGGACCCGCTTGAGCATCTCGCGCTTCTCGACGGGGAGGTTGCTCTCCACGCGGTGGAGGAAGAGCGCGGTCTCGTCGAGGAGATGCTCGGGCGAGCGCACCCCCTTGATCACGATCGCATCGGAGACGCGCTTCAGGGCAATCTCCTCCTGCTCGGTGAGCTCCTTGCCCGTGTAGATCACGATGGGCAGCCGCTCCCCGGCCTTCTCGTGGAGCTTCTCGATCAGCTCCACCCCGTCCATGTCGGGAAGGCCGAGGTCGAGGACCACGCAGTCGAAGTGCTTCTCGTCGAGGGCCGCCAGCGCCGCGGCACCGCTGCCCACCGCGGTGGTCTTCACGTCGCCGTTGCCGATGAGGTTGCGGATCGCCATCCGCTGCTTCTCGTCGTCTTCGACCACGAGCAGGTTCTTCACCGGCCGCTCGAGGAAGGTGGTGACCGAGTCGAGGGCGTCGCCGATCTGTTCCCGGCTCGCGGGCTTCTGCAGCCAGGCGAGGGCGCCGAGGCGCAGGCCCCGCTTCCAATTGGCGTCGGAGCCGGTGATCACGTGGACCGGGATGTGCCGGGTGGCGGCGTCGTGCTTGAGCCGGTCGAGGACGGTCCAGCCGTCGGCGCCGGGCAGGCGCAGGTCGAGGGTGATGGCGTCGGGCTTGAGCTCCCGGGCCAGGGCGAGGCCGGTGTCGCCGCGGGAGGCGACGATGCCCTTGAAGCCCTTCTCCCTGGCGAGGTCGAGGAGCACCCGGGCGAAGCCCGGATCGTCCTCCATGATGAGCACCTTGCGATCGCCGTCCTGGAGCTGCTGGCGATCGTCTTCGATGCCGGGCGGCAGGAGCGCGGTGTTCACGTCCTCGGGGAGCGCGCCGGCGCTCCACATCTCGCCCATGGTGCCGCCGCCCCAGGGGACGTTGCGCAGGGGCGAACGGACGGGCTGCGGGAGGAAGGTCCGGGGCAGGTAGAGCGTGAAGGTGCTGCCCTTCCCCGGCTCGCTCTTCACCACGATCTCGCCGCCGAGCAGCGTCGCCAGCTCGCGGCTGATCGAGAGGCCGAGCCCGGTGCCACCGTATTTGCGGCTGGTGGTGCCATCCGCCTGCTGGAAGGCCTCGAAGATGATCCGCTGCTTGCTCTCGGCGATGCCGATCCCGGTGTCCTCCACCGAGAAGGCGATCACGCCCTCGGCGCGCTGGAGCGAGGTGTTGCCCGCGCTCCAGCCACCCTTCGCCTCCTCGACCCGCAGGATCACCGATCCCTTCTCGGTGAACTTGAACGAGTTGGCGAGGAGGTTTTTGAGGACCTGCTGCAGCCGCCTGCCGTCGGTGTACATCGAGCGCGGCAGCGCCGGCGAGAACTCCACCCGGAACTCGAGCCCCTTGTCGGCGGCGACCTGGCGGAAGGTGCGCTCCACGTATTCGCGGGCCTGGCCGAGCACGAACTCGTCGATGTCCACCGCCATGGTCCCGGACTCGATCTTGGAGAGATCGAGGATGTCGTTGATCAGCGAGAGGAGATCGGAGCCCGAGGCGTGGATCGTCTCGGCGAACTCCACCTGCCGGTCGTCGAGGTTCCCCTCGCCGTTGTCGGCGAGGAGCCGCGAGAGGATGAGCAGGCTGTTGAGCGGCGTGCGCAGCTCGTGGCTCATGTTGGCGAGAAACTCGCTCTTGTACTTCGAGGCCAGCGCCAGCTGCTGGGCGCGCTCCTCGAGGGCGAGCTTCGCCTGCTCGATCTCCCGGTTCTTCCGCTCCACCTCGGCGTTCTGCACCTGGAGCAGGCGCGAACGCTCCTCGAGCTCCTCGTTGGTCTGCTGCAGCTCTTCCTGCTGCTGCTTGAGGCGCTCCTCCGAGGCCTGGAGCGAACGGGCCTGCTGCTCGAGGCGCCGGTTGGTCTCGGTGAGCTCGCTCTGCTGGCTGCGCAGCTCGTCGGCGAGCTGGGTGGACTGCTTGAGCAGCTCCTCGGTGCGCATGCCGGCGGCGATGGTGTTGAGCACGATGCCGATCGACTCGGTGAGCTGATCGAGGAAGGCGAGGTGGATCTCGTTGAAGCGATAGAAGGAGGCGAGCTCGACCACCGCCTTCACCTCCCCCTCGAAGACCACCGGCAGCACCACGATGTTGCGCGGCGCCGCGTCGCCGAGGCCCGACGAGATCCGGATGTAGTCCTCCGGTACGTCGGTGATGAGGATCCGCTCCTTCTCGAGGGCGCACTGGCCGACGAGGCCCTCGCCGGTCTTGAAGCGGTTGGAGAGGCCCTTGCGCTCCTTGTAGGCGTAGCTGGAGAGGAGCTGCAGCGTGTTCTTGTCGCTGGGGTCCATCAGGTAGAAGACCCCGTGCTGCGCGGAGACCAGCGGCGCCAGCTCGTTCAGGATGAGCTTGGAGACCGCTTCGAGGTCGCGCTGGCCCTGCAGCAGCCGGGTGAACTTGGCGAGGTTCGTCTTCAGCCAGTCCTGCTCGGTGTTCCTCCGGGTGGTCTCCCGGAGGTTCAGGATCATCTGGTTGATGTTGTCCTTGAGGGCCGCGAGCTCGCCCTGCGCCTCCACCGCAATCGACCGGGTGAGGTCGCCCTTGGTCACCGCGGTGGCCACCTCGGCGATGGCGCGGACCTGGGTCGTGAGGTTGGCGGCGAGCTGGTTCACGTTGTCGGTGAGGGCGCGCCAGATGCCGGCGGCGCCGGGCACCTTCGCCTGGCCGCCGAGCTTGCCCTCCACACCCACTTCTCGGGCGACGTTGGTCACCTGGTCGGCGAAGATTGCGAGGGTGTCGATCATGCCGTTGATGGTGTCGGCGAGCGCGGCGATCTCGCCCTTCGCTTCCAGCGCCAGTTTGCGCTTCAGATCACCGGCTGCGACCGCGGTGACCACGTTGGCGATGCCTCGCACCTGCGCGGTGAGGTTCGAGGCCATCAGGTTCACGTTGTCGGTGAGGTCCTTCCAGGTGCCGGCGACGCCGGGCACGTCCGCCTGGCCGCCGAGCTTGCCTTCCGTACCCACCTCGCGGGCGACGCGGGTCACTTCCGAGGCGAACGACCGGAGCTGATCCACCATCGTGTTGATGGTGCTCTTCAGGTCGAGCATCTCGCCCTTCACGTCCACGGTGATCTTCTTGGAGAGGTCACCGGTCGCCACCGCGGTGGTCACGTCCGCGATGTTGCGCACCTGGTCGGTCAGGTTGGACGCCATCGAGTTGACGTTGTCGGTGAGGTCCTTCCAGACGCCCGAGACGCCGCGCACGTCGGCCTGCCCGCCGAGCTTGCCTTCCGTACCCACCTCGCGGGCGACGCGGGTCACTTCCGAGGCGAAGGAGCCGAGCTGATCGACCATCGTGTTGATGGTGTTCTTGAGCTCGTAGATCTCCCCCTTCACGTCCACGGTGATCTTCTTGGAGAGATCACCGTTCGCGACCGCCGTGGTGACCTCGGCGATGTTTCGAACCTGCGAGGTGAGGTTCGACGCCATCGAGTTCACGTTGTCGGTGAGGTCCTTCCAGGTGCCGGCGACGCCGGGCACGTCCGCCTGGCCGCCGAGCTTGCCTTCCGTACCCACTTCGCGGGCGACGCGGGTCACTTCCGAGGCGAAGGAGCCGAGCTGATCGACCATCGTGTTGATGGTGTTCTTGAGCTCGAGGATCTCGCCCCGCACCTCCACCGTGATCTTCTTGGAGAGCTCGCCGTTCGCCACCGCCGTGGTCACCCGGGCGATGTCTCGCACCTGGGCGGTGAGGCCCGAGGCCATCGAGTTCACGCTGTCGGTGAGGTTCTTCCAGGTACCTGCGACCCCGCGCACCTGCGCCTGGCCGCCGAGCTTGCCTTCCGTGCCCACTTCCCAGGCGACGCGGGTCACTTCCGAGGCGAAGGAGGAGAGCTGGTCCACCATGGTGTTGATGGTGTTCTTCAGCTCGAGCATCTCACCGCGGACGTCCACGGTGATCTTCTTGCCGAGATCGCCGTTCGCCACGGCCGTGGTCACCTCGGCGATGTTGCGCACCTGCGAGGTGAGGTTCGAGGCCATGGAGTTCACGTTGTCCGTGAGGTCCTTCCAGACGCCGGAGACACCCTTCACCTCCGCCTGGCCGCCGAGCTTGCCTTCCGTACCCACTTCGCGCGCGACGCGGGTCACCTCCGAGGCGAAGGATCCGAGCTGATCCACCATCGTGTTGATGGTGTTCTTGAGCTCGAGGATCTCGCCTCGCACGTGCACGGTGATCTTCTTGGAGAGATCACCGGTCGCCACCGCCGTGGTCACCTCGGCGATGTTTCGAACCTGCGCGGTGAGGTTCGATCCCATCAGGTTCACGTTGTCGGTGAGGTCCTTCCAGACGCCGGAGACGCCGCGGACGTCGGCCTGGCCACCGAGCTTGCCTTCCGTACCCACTTCGCGGGCGACGCGGGTCACTTCCGAGGCGAAGGAGGAGAGCTGATCGACCATGGTGTTGATGGTCTGTTTCAGCTCGTAGATCTCGCCCTTCACGTCGACGGTGATCTTCTTGGAGAGATCGCCGTTTGCCACCGCCGTGGTCACCTCGGCGATGTTTCGAACCTGGGAGGTGAGGTTCGAGGCCATCGAGTTCACGTTGTCGGTGAGATCCTTCCAGACGCCCGAGACGCCGTTCACGTTGGCCTGGCCGCCGAGCTTGCCTTCCGTACCGACTTCGCGGGCGACGCGGGTCACTTCCGAGGCGAAGGAGGAGAGCTGATCGACCATGGTGTTGATGGTCTGCTTCAACTCGTAGATCTCTCCCTTCACGTCGACGGTGATCTTCTTGCCGAGATCGCCCGTCGCCACCGCCGTGGTGACCTCGGCGATGTTGCGGACCTGCGCCGTCAGGTTCGACGCCATCAGGTTCACGCTGTCGGTGAGGTCCTTCCAGGTGCCCGAGACGCCATCCACCTGCGCCTGGCCGCCGAGCTTGCCCTCGGTGCCCACTTCGCGGGCGACGCGGGTCACCTCCGAGGCGAAGGAGCCGAGCTGGCCGACCATGCCGTTGACCAGCCGGGCCGTGCGGAGGAACTCGCCCTGCAGCGGCCTGCCCTCCACCTCGAGGGACATCGAGGCGGTGAGGTCGCCGCGGGCCACCGCGCCGATGACGCGGGTGACCTCGGTGGTCGGGTGGACGAGGTCGGTGATCAGCGTGTTGACCGACTCGATCGACGAGGCCCACGAACCCTTCGCCCCCCGGAGGTCGGCACGGGCGGAGAGCTTGCCCTCCTTGCCGACCACCTCGCTCAGGCGAGCCAGCTCGTTGGCGGTGGCTTCGTTGAGCTCGATGATCTCGTTGAGCGCGTCGCAGACCTTGCCTGCGAGGCCGCTCCGGTCCACCGGCATGCGCTCGGTGAAGTCGCCCTTGCGGACCGAGACGAGCACGGACAGGAGCTGCTTGAGATCGAGGGTGTCGCTGGAGCCAGCGTTGGCCGTCGGCATGGCGGTCGTTCTCCGTGGGGCGTTGCAGTGCGGGCCGGGCGGCGGATGCCCGGCGGCGTTCTTCAGCAGAGCTCGCCGAGCAGGCGGAAGAGCTCTTCGATCTTCACGGGTTTGATCAGGTGGGCGTCGAAGCCCGCCTCGCGGGCCTTGCGCGCGACGTCGTCGCCGCCGTAGCCGGTGAGGGCCACCAGCCGCGTGTTCTCGGGGGGCAGGTCGCGGCGGACGCGCTGCGCCACCTGGTAGCCGTCGAGGCCAGGCAGGCCGATGTCGACCAGGGCGACGTTGGGCTTCCTGGCCACGATCATCTCGGCGCCGGCGGCACCGTCCGCCGCCTCGGCCACCTCGTGCCCCTCGAACTCGAGCAGGTCACGGAGGGTGAGCCGGATGTCTTCGTTGTCCTCGACGAGGAGGATGCTGCGCGCGACGCTCTCCATCTTTCCCTTCTCCTCGACCGACTTCGCCGCTGCCTCTGCTGCCTGCACCACGACCGGCAGCCGAACGGTGAAGCGGGCCCCCTTGCCGGGACCGTCGCTGTGGGCGTCGACGGTTCCACCGTGCAGGTGGGCGAGACTGCGAACCAGGGTGAGACCGAGGCCGAGGCCGCCCCTGGCGCGGTCGGAGGTCGGATCGATCTGCACGAAGGTCTCGAAGACCTGCTCGAGCATCTCCGGGCGGATTCCGACACCGTCGTCCTCGACCGAGACGACCAGGTCGCTTCCCTCGACGACGCAGGCGAGGCGGATGTTGCCGCCCTCGTCGGTGTATTTGGCGGCGTTGTGGATGAGGTTCGCGATCACCTGGGCGAGGCGGGTCGCGTCGGCGTCGACGAGGACGCTGCCGTCGGGCTGGACCACCTCGAGGTGGTGCATCTTCGCCTGCACCAGCGGCGCGCCGGTCTGCAGCGCGTGCTCGACGACGGTGCGGAGCTCGACCCGCTCGCGGCGCAGCGCGATCTTTCCCTGCGTGATCCGCGAGACGTCGAGGAGGTCGTCGACGAGGCGGGCCATGTGGAGCGCCTGCCGCTCCGCTGCGGCGACGGAGCGCAGGGCAGGCTCCTCGCCGTCGATGCGCCGGCGCACCAGGCTGAGTGCGTTGACGATCGGCGCGAGCGGGTTGCGCAGCTCGTGGGCGAGCATCGCCAGAAATTCGTCCTTGCGCCGGTCGGCGGCGCGCAGATCGGCGGCGCTCTTCTGCAGCTGCCGCACCAAGCCCACGCGGTCGAGGCCGATGGCGAGCTGATCGGCCGCCACCTGCAGCACGGCGAGCTCGTCGTCGCTGATCGTGGCCCGCTCCCTGCTACCGAATCGCACCACGCCGAGGAGGCGTCGTTCGGCGAGGAGGGGCAGCGCGGTGCCGCAGAGGACGCCGGCCTTCCGGGCTTCGGCGGCGATGGCGTCGTCAGAATCCTGCACGTGCTGCAGCACCACCGGCGCGCGCTGCGCCAGGGCCTCCCGGATCGCCGGCGTGTCACCCCGGGGGGCGAGCTCCAGCCCGCGCTTCCACGCCAGCGACATCTCGCCGTGGTGGCCCTCGCAGAGGTGGAGGGACCCCACGTCGAAACCGAGGCGTTCGGCGACCTCGTCGCAGACCGCCGGAACGAAGACGGTGGGATCGCTCTCCCCGAGGAGGATGCTGCCCACCGTCGCCAGGGTCTGGAGGCGCTCGTTGTTGGCCTCGAGGCGCTCGCGCTCCCAGCGCGCCCGCGCCTCGGCGAGGCTGCGCTCGTGCTCACGGCGGGAGGCCTCTTGCAGCAGCTGCGCCTGGCGGACGACCTCCGTGTTCTTGCGATGGAGATCGAGGAAGACCGCGACCTTGGACTTGAGGACGCTGGGAACGATCGGCTTGAAGAGGAAATCGACCGCGCCCAGGTCGTAGCCCCGCTGCACCGCCGAGCTCTCGTGCTCGAAGGCGGTGAGGAAGATCACGGGTAGATGCTTGCTGCGATCCCGCGAACGGATCAGCCGCGCCGTCTCGAAGCCATCGAGGCCGGGCATCTGGATGTCGAGGAGAACGAGCGCGAAATCACGCTCGAGTACGCGCAACAGCGCTTCATCACCGGACGTCGCCTTGACGAGATTCGCCCCCAGGTCCTGGAGCACGGCCTCGAGGGAAAGGAGGTTGCTCGGATTGTCGTCTACCGCGAGAACGTCCACCCGTTCGCCCCACATACCGCTCCGCTCCCTACCCGGGGTTGATGGTCCATCTGGGTCGCTGGATTGGGCCGCGTGAAAGTCGTTCCGAAGGGGCTTTCCCGCAAGCCCGGGATGGCACTCGGAGCGAAGTTGAATCGCGGGTGATGTCGACTCCCACACACTGCCCTCCCCAAACGGGGAATGGCCGACACCCCGAGCATGGTGAACTTCCCGACGTGGAAGGCCCTCCGCACCGCTCCGAGCCGGTTACCAGCCCGATCCGGCCTGCCTGGATCCCCGAGCGGCTCTACCCCTTTCGGAGCCGCTACCTCTCCATCGACGGCTGTCGACTGCACTACATCGACGAAGGCGAGGGTCCACCGCTCCTCCTCCTGCACGGGAACCCCACCTGGTCGTTCGTCTACCGGGAGATCGTCCTCGCGCTCCGGGACCGATTCCGCTGCATCGCCCCCGACTATCCGGGCTTCGGCCTCTCCGTGGCCCACGCCGGCTACGGCTTCACCCCAGCGGAGCACACCCACGTCGTCGAGCAGCTCGTCCAGCATCTCGATCTCGAGGGCGGCGCGCTCATGGGACAGGAATGGGGGGGTCCCATCGGCCTTGCCATCGCCGCTCGGCATCCGGACCGCTTCCGGGCGCTGGTGTTGGGGAATTCCTGGGCCTGGCCGGTGAACCGGAGCCCCCGTTTCGCGGCCTTCTCGCGCCTCGTCGGGGGCAGCGGCGGCAGCTGGCTGATCGAGCACCTCGACGCCTTCGTCGAGCTGGGCCTGCGCCTGGGCGCCACGCGCAAGCTGCCTCGCGAGGTGATGGACGCCTACCGCGGCCCCTTTCCCACCCCGACCGCGCGGCTGCCGACGGCGGTCTTCCCCCGGGAGATCCTGGGGAGCCGCCACTTCCTCCTCGAGGTCGAGCACGGGCTCCGCGCCCTCGCGGAGAAGCCGACGCTGCTGGTCTGGGGCGACCGCGACCTCGCCTTCCGCGGGCCGGAGCGGCGGCGCTTCGAGCGGACCTTTCCGCTGCACGAGACGGTGATCCTCCGGGGGGCTGGGCACTACATCCAGGAGGACGATCCCCGGGGGATCGCCCGGGCGATCCGCCGCTTCTGGGACGACCGCTTCACCCACTGATCCCGCAGGCGGTGGGCATCGGGCCAGCCGTGCGGACCGGCCGGAAGGCGGGCGCCGGATCCGCGGTTCTCCTTCCGGTGGATCCGCAGAAGAAGCTCGCCATCCTCGCCGACGCGGCCAAATACGACGCATCCTGCGCCTCGAGCGGCGGCAGCCGCCGCGCCGCGCCCGGCGGCCTCGGCAGCGCCGAGGGGATGGGCATCTGCCACAGCTACACGCCGGACGGCAGGTGCGTGTCGCTGCTCAAGATCCTGCTCACCAATTTCTGCATCTACGACTGCACCTATTGCGTGAACCGCATCTCCAGCGACACGCCCCGCGCCCGCTTCACGCCGGAGGAGGTGGTCTCCCTCACCCTCGACTTCTACCGGCGCAACTACATCGAGGGGCTCTTCCTGAGCTCCGGCGTGCTCCGGAGCCCCGATCACACGATGGAGGAGCTGGTGCGGGTCGCCCGCCTCCTCCGCGAGGACCACGGCTTCGCCGGCTACATCCACCTCAAGGTGGTGCCCGGCGCCTCGCCGGAGCTGATCGAGGCGGCGGGTCTCCACGCCGATCGCGTCAGCGCCAACGTGGAGCTGCCCACCGAGGCGGACCTCGCCCGGCTGGCGCCCGAGAAGAAGCTGCCGGTGATCGACGAGACGATGGGCCGGATCCACCTCCGCCGGACCGAGGCGAAGGAGGAGCGCCGCACCTTCGCCCCAGCGGGACAGAGCACCCAGATCATCGTCGGGGCCACCGACACGCCGGACGCCACCATCCTCGCCACCTCGTCGCGGCTCTACGAAACCCATCGCCTCCGCCGGGTCTATTACTCGGCCTTCAGCCCCATCCCCGGCGCCGACGTGCGGCTGCCGGCGAAGTCGCCGCCGCTGGTCCGCGAGCACCGGCTCTACGAGGCCGATTGGCTGATCCGCTTCTACGGCTTCGAGGCGCAGGAGCTGGCGGGAGCGGACGCGCCGCAGCTCGATCTCGGGATCGATCCCAAGCTCGCCTGGGCGCTGCGCAACCGTGCCTACTTCCCGGTGGACCTCAACATCGCGCCGCGGGGCGCCTTGCTGCGGGTACCGGGGATCGGCGTCCGGGGCGCCGAGCGGATCGTCGAGGCCCGGCGGCACCGCCGCCTGCGCATCGCCGACCTCGGCAAGCTGCGGGTGGCGAAGAACCGGGCGCTGCCCTTCGTCGTCGCCGCCGACCACAACCCCACCGCCGCCTGGATCGACCGCGACGATCTGCGCGAGCGGATCGTCCGTCCGCAGGCGGCGCAGCTCTCGCTCTTCGACGCGGCGGCGCCAGCAGCGGCCCCGGAGCCTGCGCCCCTCGCGCCGGCGCTCTCGGGGGAGCTGTGATTCACGTCGCGGTGGAGCCGGGGTGGCACCCCTTCCGCGACCAGGCCCTGCGCCTCCTCCAGGCGGCGACGCCTCCCGAGGCGGTGGCCTGGGAGGAGGCGGGCGCCGCGCAGGCAGCGCTGCCCCTCTTCGCAGCGGAGGCGGTGCCCGCGGCGACGGGGCCGGTACCGAAGGTGCCGCGGGCCTTCGTCGACCGGGCGCAGCGGGTGATCTGCCACCGGGATCCGGCGCGGCTCGCCCTGCTCTATCGCGTCCTCTGGCGGATCACCCGCGGCGCCAGGACGCTCCTCGCCGATCCCCTCGACGACGACGTCCGCCACCTCGCCGGCCTGGAGCGCCAGGTGCGCCGGGACGTCCACAAGATGCACGCCTTCGTGCGCTTCCGCCGGGTGGAGGACGAGGGCGGCGCGCATTGGATCGCGTGGCACCGCCCCGATCACCGGATCGTGGAGCAGGCAGCTCCCTTCTTCGCCAGGCGCTTCCCTTCGATGCGCTGGACGATCCTGACGCCGGACGCCTCGGCCCATTGGGACGGCGCCTCCCTCCACTTCGGCCCTGGGGCGACGCGGGACGCGGCGCCTGCAGGAGACGCCCTCGAGGAGCTCTGGCGCACCTACTACCGCTCGACCTTCAACCCCGCCCGCCTCAACCTGCGGGCGATGAAGGCGGAGCTGCCGGTGCGCCACTGGGCGACGCTTCCCGAGGCGGCGGAGATCGCCCGGCTCGCGCTGGCTGCGCCGGACCGGGTGCGTCGCATGGTCAACCGCCCCGGGGCGCCGGTTCCCCCCGGCGCCGACCTCGTCGCGCTCGGACGCGCCGCGCGCGGGTGCACCGCCTGCCCGCTCCACGGCCCCGCCACCCGGACCGTCGTCGGCGAGGGGCCCGCCGATGCGCGGCTGGTGCTGGTCGGCGAGCAGCCCGGCGATCAGGAGGACCTGGCGGGCAGGCCTTTCGTGGGACCTGCAGGCGAGGTGCTCGACGAGGCCCTCGCCGAGGCGGGGCTCGACCGGCGCTCGCTCTACCTCACCAATGCGGTGAAGCACTTCAAATTCGTGGGCCGCGGCAAGCGCCGCCTCCACCAGCGCCCTGCGGCGGAGGAGGTGCGCATCTGCAGCGACTGGCTCCAGGCCGAGCTCGCCGTCGTGCAGCCTGCTGCGATCGTCTGCCTCGGCCTCACCGCCGCCCGCTCCCTCCTCGGCCCCGGTGCACGGCTGCAGGATCTCCGCGGGCAGGTGGTGGACGGGCCCCGTGGCGCGCGGCTCCTCGCCACCTGGCATCCGGCGGCGATCCTCCGGGCCCGGGACGCGACGAGCGCCGCGGCGATGCGCGCGGCGCTCGTTGCGGATCTGCGGCGAGCGGCGTCGCTCGCTGCCTGATCAGGCCGCTGCCTGCGTGGTCTTCACCTCGGCGATCAGGTCCTGGAGGACCTTCTTGGCGTCGCCGTAGATCATCATCGTGTTGTCGCGCTCGAAGAGCTCGTTCTTGATGCCGGCGTAGCCCGCGCCGAGGGAGCGCTTGATCACGAAGACGGTCCGGGCCTGGTGGACCTCGAGGATCGGCATCCCGTAGATCGGGCTGTCCTTCTGCGTCTGCGCC comes from Vulgatibacter sp. and encodes:
- a CDS encoding UdgX family uracil-DNA binding protein (This protein belongs to the uracil DNA glycosylase superfamily, members of which act in excision repair of DNA. However, it belongs more specifically to UdgX branch, whose founding member was found to bind uracil in DNA (where it does not belong), without cleaving it, appears to promote DNA repair by a pathway involving RecA, rather than base excision.), giving the protein MIHVAVEPGWHPFRDQALRLLQAATPPEAVAWEEAGAAQAALPLFAAEAVPAATGPVPKVPRAFVDRAQRVICHRDPARLALLYRVLWRITRGARTLLADPLDDDVRHLAGLERQVRRDVHKMHAFVRFRRVEDEGGAHWIAWHRPDHRIVEQAAPFFARRFPSMRWTILTPDASAHWDGASLHFGPGATRDAAPAGDALEELWRTYYRSTFNPARLNLRAMKAELPVRHWATLPEAAEIARLALAAPDRVRRMVNRPGAPVPPGADLVALGRAARGCTACPLHGPATRTVVGEGPADARLVLVGEQPGDQEDLAGRPFVGPAGEVLDEALAEAGLDRRSLYLTNAVKHFKFVGRGKRRLHQRPAAEEVRICSDWLQAELAVVQPAAIVCLGLTAARSLLGPGARLQDLRGQVVDGPRGARLLATWHPAAILRARDATSAAAMRAALVADLRRAASLAA
- a CDS encoding putative DNA modification/repair radical SAM protein — translated: MDPQKKLAILADAAKYDASCASSGGSRRAAPGGLGSAEGMGICHSYTPDGRCVSLLKILLTNFCIYDCTYCVNRISSDTPRARFTPEEVVSLTLDFYRRNYIEGLFLSSGVLRSPDHTMEELVRVARLLREDHGFAGYIHLKVVPGASPELIEAAGLHADRVSANVELPTEADLARLAPEKKLPVIDETMGRIHLRRTEAKEERRTFAPAGQSTQIIVGATDTPDATILATSSRLYETHRLRRVYYSAFSPIPGADVRLPAKSPPLVREHRLYEADWLIRFYGFEAQELAGADAPQLDLGIDPKLAWALRNRAYFPVDLNIAPRGALLRVPGIGVRGAERIVEARRHRRLRIADLGKLRVAKNRALPFVVAADHNPTAAWIDRDDLRERIVRPQAAQLSLFDAAAPAAAPEPAPLAPALSGEL
- a CDS encoding alpha/beta fold hydrolase codes for the protein MEGPPHRSEPVTSPIRPAWIPERLYPFRSRYLSIDGCRLHYIDEGEGPPLLLLHGNPTWSFVYREIVLALRDRFRCIAPDYPGFGLSVAHAGYGFTPAEHTHVVEQLVQHLDLEGGALMGQEWGGPIGLAIAARHPDRFRALVLGNSWAWPVNRSPRFAAFSRLVGGSGGSWLIEHLDAFVELGLRLGATRKLPREVMDAYRGPFPTPTARLPTAVFPREILGSRHFLLEVEHGLRALAEKPTLLVWGDRDLAFRGPERRRFERTFPLHETVILRGAGHYIQEDDPRGIARAIRRFWDDRFTH